A window of the Acidimicrobiales bacterium genome harbors these coding sequences:
- a CDS encoding ATP-binding protein has product MTRRLLASYLLITALVLVVLEVPLGLFFQQRQLDRLTADTERDATVLMTAYEDDLERDQPLDPFQAQVYAERTGVRVVIVDAEGIAVVDTGNEIGRDFSTRTEFIAALQGERATGTRRSETLGAELLYVAVPVASGGVVHGALRLTIDTHEVTEQIRKFWWGLCGIAALVLLMVVAVGWATARSISRPILQLHATAVRFSSGDLAPAPPVLGAPPEIEQLDEAMSTMARRLDRLLQQQRSFVADASHQLRTPLTGLRLRLENLEATTSDPGMAEELNATIAETDRLSALVSDLLQLATAERPSTPVDTPLGALAAERVDTWTALAEQSNVTLSLVEPVGLSSAVASPHVLAVPGAVEQILDNLIDNAIHALEAQDIPGAQIEVSLTVDPTTVALSVADNGPGLDADQRDHAVERFWRGGDSADSKGSGLGLAIVKGLTDASGAHLRLASNDAGGLTVTVGFRRTTPEQEHRVPNLARGPRRDASKR; this is encoded by the coding sequence GTGACCCGTCGTCTTCTTGCCAGCTATCTGTTGATCACGGCGCTGGTACTGGTCGTCTTGGAGGTCCCGCTGGGGCTCTTCTTCCAGCAGCGCCAGCTCGACCGGCTCACCGCCGACACCGAGCGCGACGCCACCGTGCTCATGACGGCATACGAGGACGACCTCGAACGTGATCAGCCGCTCGACCCCTTCCAGGCCCAGGTCTACGCGGAACGAACCGGTGTCCGTGTGGTGATCGTCGACGCCGAGGGCATCGCCGTGGTCGACACCGGCAACGAGATCGGCCGGGACTTCTCGACCCGCACCGAGTTCATTGCTGCGCTCCAGGGGGAACGAGCCACTGGCACCCGGCGGTCCGAGACGCTCGGCGCCGAGTTGCTCTACGTGGCGGTGCCCGTGGCGTCGGGCGGTGTGGTCCACGGCGCCCTGCGACTCACCATCGACACCCACGAGGTGACCGAGCAGATCCGCAAGTTCTGGTGGGGACTCTGCGGTATCGCCGCGTTGGTGCTGCTGATGGTCGTCGCCGTCGGGTGGGCCACCGCCCGCTCGATCAGTCGTCCGATCCTTCAGCTCCACGCGACCGCCGTCCGCTTCTCCAGCGGCGACTTGGCCCCTGCGCCACCGGTCCTTGGGGCACCACCCGAGATCGAACAGCTCGACGAGGCGATGTCGACCATGGCTCGGCGCCTCGATCGGCTGCTGCAGCAACAACGCTCGTTCGTTGCCGACGCCTCACACCAGCTGCGGACGCCGCTCACCGGGCTACGCCTTCGACTCGAGAACCTCGAGGCCACCACCTCCGACCCGGGCATGGCCGAGGAGCTCAACGCCACCATTGCCGAGACGGATCGCCTGAGCGCGCTCGTCAGCGACCTCCTGCAGTTGGCCACCGCCGAGCGTCCCTCCACGCCCGTCGACACCCCGCTCGGCGCACTGGCTGCCGAACGTGTCGACACCTGGACCGCGCTCGCCGAGCAATCGAACGTGACGCTGTCGCTCGTCGAGCCAGTCGGGCTGTCGAGCGCCGTCGCCTCACCCCATGTGCTCGCTGTTCCGGGAGCGGTGGAGCAGATCCTCGACAATCTCATCGACAACGCCATCCACGCCCTCGAAGCGCAGGACATCCCCGGCGCACAGATCGAGGTCTCCCTGACGGTGGACCCGACAACGGTCGCGTTGAGCGTGGCCGACAATGGGCCTGGCCTCGACGCCGACCAGCGCGACCATGCGGTGGAACGCTTCTGGCGCGGCGGCGACTCGGCGGACTCGAAGGGCAGCGGCCTCGGACTTGCCATCGTGAAGGGTCTCACGGATGCCTCTGGCGCCCACCTCCGGTTGGCGTCGAACGACGCCGGAGGCCTCACCGTGACCGTCGGCTTCCGGCGGACGACGCCGGAGCAGGAGCACCGGGTGCCGAACCTGGCCCGAGGTCCTCGGCGAGACGCCTCGAAGCGCTAG
- a CDS encoding response regulator transcription factor, with protein MKLLVVEDDPSIAQPLGVALRREGFEVQHAATARAALDAGDVDLVLLDLGLPDLDGHVVCRELRSRSSVPIIVVSARGDEIDRVTLLELGADDYVVKPFGARELVARIRAVLRRSAAETTPSLEPVDIGDLRIDRRSHQVTLDGEAVALTPKEYDLLDCLAADPGAVVTREQIMEQVWDENWWGSTKTLDVHIASLRKKIGAERVVTIRGVGFALGVDLVA; from the coding sequence GTGAAACTCCTCGTCGTGGAAGATGACCCCTCGATCGCCCAGCCACTCGGCGTGGCCCTTCGACGCGAGGGATTCGAGGTGCAACACGCCGCGACGGCGCGAGCCGCACTCGACGCCGGCGACGTCGACCTGGTGCTCCTCGATCTCGGACTGCCCGATCTCGACGGCCACGTTGTGTGTCGTGAACTGCGGAGTCGATCGAGCGTTCCGATCATCGTGGTCAGCGCTCGGGGCGACGAGATCGATCGGGTCACCCTTCTCGAACTCGGTGCCGACGACTACGTCGTGAAGCCCTTCGGTGCGCGTGAGCTCGTCGCGCGAATCCGGGCGGTCCTGCGTCGATCGGCTGCCGAGACAACACCGTCGCTCGAACCGGTCGACATCGGCGACCTACGCATCGATCGTCGCAGCCACCAGGTCACGCTCGACGGTGAGGCCGTTGCGCTCACACCGAAGGAGTACGACCTCCTCGACTGTCTGGCGGCCGATCCCGGCGCCGTCGTGACGCGTGAACAGATCATGGAACAGGTCTGGGACGAGAACTGGTGGGGGTCCACCAAGACCCTCGATGTCCACATCGCCTCGTTGCGCAAGAAGATCGGCGCCGAACGAGTGGTGACGATCCGTGGCGTCGGCTTCGCACTCGGGGTAGACCTCGTGGCGTGA
- a CDS encoding DUF2231 domain-containing protein, with the protein MELNEIFGLPAHPLLVHAAVVLLPIAALGLVLIALRPAWRRPYGPLVVVFALTALVSVGLAQGSGEQLEERVEETRLVEEHTDEGESVIPWAFAVFALSAATVAIEPLSKRVPAARSKAAASALVALSVLAAVGAIFFVIEVGHSGAKAAWDDLPAASADHDD; encoded by the coding sequence ATGGAACTGAACGAGATCTTTGGACTTCCCGCACATCCGCTGCTCGTGCATGCCGCAGTAGTGCTGCTGCCGATTGCGGCGCTCGGGCTCGTGCTGATCGCGCTGCGACCGGCGTGGCGACGCCCCTATGGTCCGCTGGTCGTGGTCTTCGCCCTCACGGCGCTGGTGTCGGTTGGGTTGGCGCAGGGGTCCGGCGAACAGCTTGAGGAGCGGGTCGAGGAGACCCGGCTCGTCGAGGAGCACACCGACGAGGGTGAGAGCGTGATTCCCTGGGCGTTCGCCGTGTTCGCCCTGTCGGCGGCCACCGTTGCGATCGAGCCACTCTCGAAACGAGTGCCAGCGGCTCGCTCGAAGGCTGCGGCCTCAGCCCTGGTGGCTCTGAGCGTCCTGGCTGCCGTCGGTGCCATCTTCTTCGTGATCGAGGTCGGCCACAGCGGCGCGAAGGCGGCGTGGGACGACCTGCCGGCGGCGTCGGCCGACCACGACGACTGA
- a CDS encoding enoyl-CoA hydratase/isomerase family protein, translating to MSDNAPSPAPTPDTPELSTVKVSVDGAIGRLTLDVPDKLNPLGWRTLDEIAIAARWFDRQSQVKVVVVSGAGRAFSAGADLSTFSSRMEITTREAADYGRKMAEALESMQALAIASIQGWCVGGGLVLAAACDLRVAGESAMFSIPEVDLGIPLAWGGIPRLVREIGPALTKELVLTCRPFDPAEAKAAGFLNRVVADDQLEAEVEALADQLASKASHALFSTKRHVNAVTDQMVGTMRSWSDADGLVTAFGDPECADARRAYLAQRSSRS from the coding sequence GTGTCCGACAACGCCCCTTCACCTGCACCAACACCCGACACTCCCGAACTGTCCACGGTGAAGGTGAGCGTCGACGGCGCCATCGGGCGGCTCACGCTCGATGTGCCGGACAAGCTCAACCCCCTCGGTTGGCGCACACTCGACGAGATCGCCATCGCGGCGCGGTGGTTCGATCGCCAGTCACAGGTGAAGGTGGTGGTCGTCAGCGGCGCTGGGCGCGCCTTCTCTGCGGGAGCTGACCTGTCGACCTTTTCCAGCCGGATGGAGATCACCACCCGAGAAGCTGCCGACTACGGGCGCAAGATGGCCGAGGCACTCGAGTCGATGCAGGCACTGGCGATCGCCTCGATCCAGGGATGGTGTGTCGGCGGAGGCCTCGTGCTCGCGGCGGCCTGTGATCTGCGCGTTGCTGGGGAATCGGCGATGTTCTCGATTCCCGAGGTCGATCTCGGGATCCCGCTCGCTTGGGGTGGCATCCCGCGCCTGGTCCGAGAGATCGGACCGGCGCTCACCAAGGAGCTCGTGCTCACGTGCCGGCCATTCGATCCGGCCGAAGCCAAGGCGGCTGGCTTCCTCAATCGAGTGGTGGCCGACGATCAGCTCGAAGCCGAAGTCGAGGCGCTCGCCGACCAGCTCGCCTCCAAGGCGTCGCATGCCCTGTTCAGCACCAAGCGCCACGTGAATGCCGTGACCGACCAGATGGTCGGCACCATGCGCAGCTGGTCCGACGCTGATGGGCTGGTGACGGCGTTCGGCGACCCGGAGTGCGCCGATGCTCGCCGGGCGTACCTGGCACAGCGGAGCAGCCGCTCGTGA
- a CDS encoding alkyl sulfatase dimerization domain-containing protein — MTSNPTSPTFSRTAPKEPTAATLAVLAEAAATLDLEVIDDELAVRGLIAELAGPIEVAGPGGSTQTVWDTARHDFIRTASDVPDSVHPSLWRQAQRNAPHGLFEVAPGLWQARGYDLSNISFIAGEVGWIVIDPLTTEATARACLQLANDTLGERPVTAVIYTHSHVDHFGGVLGVTSADAVANGEVRIIAPQHFLREAVFENVVAGPAMARRAAYQFGATLPAGPRQHVDSGLGKAVPLSSPGLLAPTEEITETGQELVVDGVRIVFQNTPESEAPAEMNFYFPDAGWLCMAENCSHNMHNLVPLRGAQVRDSLAWSKYINEAIELFGGEATLMFASHHWPRWGNDDTDGFLRKQRDLYRWIHDQTMRRANRGMTPLEIAEDLALPEVFVAQGHTRGYYGSLVHNVKAVYQRYLSWYDGNPTHLWQHPPVAAGTRYVALAGGADALLDHAQRAFDEGDYRWVAEVVNHLVFADPTNERARELQADAFEQLGYQSESATWRNAYLTGAQELRNGPPPARPALRRGLVEALTVDLMFDAIAIRLQDELVAGERAEINWTFTDIDADSGQRDWVLGLEHQALHYVAGRHSPDATVTVTLTKALMAEIMGGETTFVDAVTAGRATLDGDPAALITVFGHLEVFQSGFAIVEP, encoded by the coding sequence GTGACCAGCAACCCGACCTCACCAACCTTCAGCCGCACCGCCCCCAAGGAGCCGACGGCCGCCACGCTCGCGGTGCTCGCCGAGGCGGCAGCAACCCTCGATCTCGAGGTGATCGACGACGAGCTCGCCGTGCGTGGCTTGATCGCCGAGCTCGCTGGCCCGATCGAGGTGGCCGGTCCCGGTGGGTCGACCCAGACCGTGTGGGACACCGCTCGCCACGACTTCATCCGTACGGCCTCCGACGTGCCCGACTCCGTCCATCCGAGCCTGTGGCGCCAGGCTCAACGCAACGCTCCGCATGGTTTGTTCGAGGTGGCGCCGGGTCTGTGGCAGGCCCGTGGCTACGACCTGTCCAACATCTCGTTCATCGCAGGAGAGGTGGGGTGGATCGTGATCGATCCACTGACCACCGAAGCCACCGCTCGGGCGTGCCTGCAGCTGGCGAACGATACGCTTGGCGAGCGGCCGGTCACCGCCGTGATCTACACCCACAGCCACGTCGACCACTTCGGCGGCGTGCTCGGCGTCACCAGTGCCGACGCCGTGGCGAACGGTGAGGTTCGCATCATCGCCCCTCAGCACTTTCTCCGTGAGGCGGTGTTCGAGAACGTCGTCGCCGGTCCGGCGATGGCACGTCGGGCGGCCTACCAGTTCGGGGCGACGCTGCCGGCCGGGCCCCGCCAACACGTCGACTCCGGCCTCGGCAAGGCCGTGCCGCTTTCCAGCCCGGGACTGCTCGCGCCGACCGAGGAGATCACCGAAACTGGGCAGGAGCTCGTGGTCGACGGTGTGCGGATCGTCTTCCAGAACACTCCGGAGTCCGAGGCGCCCGCCGAGATGAACTTCTACTTCCCCGACGCGGGGTGGCTGTGCATGGCCGAGAACTGTTCGCACAACATGCACAACCTGGTGCCGCTGCGGGGTGCCCAGGTCCGTGATTCGCTGGCCTGGTCGAAGTACATCAACGAGGCGATCGAGTTGTTCGGCGGCGAGGCCACGCTCATGTTCGCCAGCCATCACTGGCCCCGGTGGGGCAACGACGACACCGATGGGTTCCTCCGCAAGCAGCGCGACCTGTACCGCTGGATCCACGATCAGACCATGCGACGGGCCAATCGAGGCATGACGCCGCTCGAGATCGCGGAAGACCTTGCCCTGCCCGAGGTCTTCGTCGCTCAGGGTCACACACGTGGCTACTACGGCTCGCTGGTCCACAACGTCAAGGCGGTCTACCAGCGCTACCTGAGTTGGTACGACGGCAACCCCACGCACCTGTGGCAGCACCCGCCGGTGGCGGCGGGGACCCGCTATGTCGCGTTGGCCGGAGGGGCCGATGCGTTGCTCGATCATGCGCAGCGAGCGTTCGACGAGGGCGACTACCGATGGGTGGCCGAGGTGGTCAACCACCTCGTGTTTGCCGACCCGACCAACGAGCGGGCTCGGGAGCTGCAGGCTGATGCGTTCGAGCAGCTCGGCTATCAATCAGAATCGGCCACGTGGCGCAACGCTTACCTGACCGGAGCGCAAGAGCTCCGAAACGGTCCGCCGCCGGCTCGCCCGGCGCTGCGACGCGGCCTGGTCGAGGCCCTGACCGTCGACCTGATGTTCGACGCCATCGCCATTCGGCTCCAGGACGAGCTGGTCGCAGGGGAGCGGGCGGAGATCAACTGGACCTTCACCGACATCGACGCCGACAGCGGGCAGCGGGACTGGGTGCTGGGACTCGAACACCAGGCGCTGCACTACGTCGCCGGTCGCCATAGCCCTGACGCCACCGTGACCGTCACACTCACCAAGGCGCTGATGGCCGAGATCATGGGAGGCGAAACGACGTTCGTCGACGCCGTCACCGCCGGTCGGGCCACGCTCGACGGCGACCCGGCGGCGCTGATCACGGTCTTCGGCCATCTCGAGGTCTTCCAGTCCGGCTTCGCCATCGTCGAACCCTGA
- a CDS encoding SulP family inorganic anion transporter codes for MLRRLDLTRPQIGDLVAGLSVVLALVPQGLAYAELAGMPGHIGLLAGTLPAILAAFFVSSPYLQTGPTALTSLLVAGALTPLAAAQTDDYVLLGALLALMVGVARVVFGALRLGIAAYFVSQPVLTGFTSGAALLIMGSQLPTVAGYSSDSSRVLGRALATLAHPGDWNWASIMLAVITFVLIVTLRKVHQIFPSVLLGVAVSWAIAAIFDLDVATVGDIPSVGVSLVDELPFDSTAHLIVPAIVIALIGFAEPSSIARTYAAAQRQRWSANAEFVSQGVANLAAGAIGSYPVGGSFGRSSLNYRAGATTRWSGFITGVAMLVLLPFSNVLSSMPKSALAAVVISSVMSLFRLDRISAMWSWSRPQTAAAAVTLVATLAFDPRIERGILVGVALSVGIHLWRELQVYIEVERTGDHLRIVPHGVLWFGSINRISEKILAVIADHPDVDDVEIVLGGIGRLDLTAAFELAELAADARKRPDLDLRFSGVPPHAERLFSRVIDTAE; via the coding sequence GTGCTGCGCCGACTCGATCTCACCCGACCCCAGATCGGTGACCTCGTTGCCGGCCTCAGCGTCGTGCTCGCACTGGTGCCGCAGGGTTTGGCGTACGCCGAGCTTGCCGGAATGCCGGGCCACATCGGCCTCCTCGCCGGCACGCTGCCGGCAATTCTCGCCGCGTTCTTCGTGTCGTCGCCTTACCTGCAGACCGGACCGACGGCACTCACGTCGCTCCTGGTTGCCGGCGCACTGACGCCGCTCGCGGCCGCCCAGACCGACGACTACGTGCTGCTCGGTGCACTGCTCGCGTTGATGGTCGGCGTGGCCCGGGTGGTGTTCGGCGCTCTCCGACTGGGGATTGCCGCCTACTTCGTGAGCCAACCGGTGCTCACGGGCTTCACGTCCGGCGCCGCCCTCTTGATCATGGGCTCACAGCTGCCGACCGTGGCCGGCTACTCGAGCGATTCGTCGCGGGTGCTCGGCCGGGCCCTCGCAACGTTGGCACACCCCGGTGATTGGAACTGGGCCTCGATCATGCTGGCGGTGATCACGTTCGTCCTCATCGTCACGCTGCGGAAGGTGCATCAGATCTTCCCGAGCGTGTTGCTGGGTGTGGCGGTCTCATGGGCCATCGCGGCGATCTTCGACCTCGACGTCGCAACCGTCGGCGACATCCCGAGCGTTGGCGTGTCGCTCGTCGACGAGCTCCCGTTCGACTCGACCGCCCATCTCATCGTCCCGGCCATCGTCATCGCCTTGATCGGCTTCGCGGAACCATCCTCGATCGCTCGCACGTACGCAGCCGCCCAGCGCCAGCGCTGGAGCGCCAACGCCGAGTTCGTCAGTCAAGGTGTCGCCAACCTCGCCGCCGGGGCGATCGGTTCCTATCCCGTCGGCGGCTCGTTCGGCCGATCGTCGTTGAACTACCGAGCGGGGGCGACCACCCGCTGGTCGGGGTTCATCACCGGTGTCGCCATGCTCGTGCTGCTGCCGTTCTCGAACGTCTTGTCGAGCATGCCGAAGTCGGCGCTGGCCGCCGTGGTGATCAGCTCGGTGATGAGCCTGTTCCGCCTCGATCGCATCTCGGCCATGTGGTCGTGGAGCCGCCCGCAGACCGCGGCCGCGGCGGTCACCCTCGTCGCCACGCTGGCGTTCGATCCCCGGATCGAGCGGGGGATCCTGGTGGGCGTCGCGCTGTCGGTGGGGATCCACCTGTGGCGCGAGCTACAGGTGTACATCGAGGTCGAGCGAACCGGCGACCATCTCCGTATCGTGCCTCACGGCGTGCTGTGGTTCGGCTCGATCAACCGGATCAGCGAGAAGATCCTCGCCGTGATCGCCGACCACCCCGACGTCGACGATGTCGAGATCGTACTGGGCGGCATCGGTCGGCTTGACCTCACCGCCGCGTTCGAGCTGGCAGAACTCGCAGCCGATGCTCGCAAGCGTCCCGACCTCGACCTTCGCTTCTCCGGCGTGCCGCCACATGCCGAGCGGCTCTTCTCACGCGTGATCGACACTGCGGAGTGA
- a CDS encoding malate/lactate/ureidoglycolate dehydrogenase, with protein sequence MPDLTPAQLHDVVTQTCSALGSADREAALVADQLVGANLAGHDSHGIGMLPLYVAHALTGELHVNEHVEVLNDTGPLVALDGRAGFGQVMGYEAMEIGIDRARQHGVSLVGLRNSFHIGRIGHWAEQCSAAGLVSLHLVNVAGHGAIVAPFGGASARLGTNPVCIGIPGRDGRPAVMLDMATSTIALGKARVALNKGERVPADTVVDANGNLSDDPSEVIGPDHGGALVAMGEHKGSGLAIMCELVGAALLGGFTMREQDGPGRIYNSMVTVVIDPEAVGGAEHLLAETEATVEWLRSGRTRVGVDEVLMPGEPEQRARIARAERIPVDDETWAQVQAAAAAAGVS encoded by the coding sequence ATGCCCGATCTGACTCCTGCCCAGCTCCACGACGTCGTCACCCAGACCTGCTCGGCGCTCGGGAGCGCCGACCGCGAGGCCGCCCTCGTGGCCGACCAGCTGGTCGGCGCCAACCTCGCCGGCCACGACTCGCACGGCATCGGTATGTTGCCGCTCTACGTCGCACACGCACTGACCGGAGAGCTCCACGTGAACGAGCACGTCGAGGTGCTCAACGACACCGGCCCGCTCGTTGCACTCGACGGACGTGCCGGGTTCGGCCAGGTGATGGGCTATGAGGCCATGGAGATCGGGATCGATCGGGCGAGGCAACACGGCGTGTCGCTCGTCGGATTGCGCAACTCGTTCCACATCGGCCGCATCGGTCACTGGGCCGAGCAGTGCTCGGCGGCGGGTCTGGTGTCGCTCCACCTCGTGAACGTCGCCGGCCACGGCGCGATCGTCGCCCCCTTCGGCGGCGCCTCGGCCCGACTCGGCACCAATCCGGTCTGTATCGGCATTCCTGGACGCGACGGGCGTCCCGCCGTGATGCTCGACATGGCCACCAGCACCATCGCCCTCGGCAAGGCGCGGGTGGCGCTCAACAAGGGGGAGCGTGTTCCCGCCGACACGGTGGTCGATGCCAATGGCAACCTGAGTGACGATCCGAGCGAGGTCATCGGGCCCGACCACGGCGGCGCGCTCGTGGCAATGGGCGAGCACAAGGGGTCAGGCCTCGCCATCATGTGCGAACTCGTCGGTGCTGCGCTGCTGGGCGGGTTCACGATGCGCGAGCAGGACGGACCTGGCCGGATCTACAACTCGATGGTCACGGTCGTCATCGACCCCGAGGCCGTCGGTGGCGCCGAACATCTGCTCGCCGAGACCGAGGCGACCGTGGAGTGGCTTCGTTCAGGACGAACGCGAGTGGGGGTCGACGAGGTGCTGATGCCCGGCGAGCCCGAGCAGCGGGCCAGGATCGCCCGAGCGGAGCGCATTCCGGTCGACGACGAGACGTGGGCTCAGGTGCAGGCGGCGGCCGCGGCGGCCGGGGTCAGTTGA
- a CDS encoding transglutaminase-like domain-containing protein: MNRSTGLGELFARGDEVGVGEVAAHIAQLDDDAPPVPDILASFDDLVDDEVSTISQLMTHVFGTLGFRGNTEAYYAKSNSYLHRVLDSRLGIPISLSVVAIEIGARCGLAIEPIGMPAHLLLGAGTGDNRRWFDPMAGGRELDLDGVQALFQSLVPDTPFEMRFLDPIGPLDVATRMLNNLRGIEFRTGDLRSLSSVVAAQIELPDVAVGARLEFAQLFASRGHYAAAIDQLEALTNLDPDRHSQYRAAITRLRANFN, from the coding sequence ATGAACCGCTCGACGGGGCTGGGCGAACTCTTCGCCCGCGGCGACGAGGTCGGCGTGGGCGAGGTCGCGGCGCATATCGCCCAACTCGATGACGACGCACCGCCGGTCCCCGACATCCTCGCCTCCTTCGACGATCTCGTCGACGACGAGGTCAGCACCATCTCGCAGCTGATGACCCACGTGTTCGGCACGCTCGGCTTCCGCGGCAACACCGAGGCGTACTACGCCAAGTCCAACTCGTACCTCCACCGGGTACTGGATTCGAGGCTCGGCATCCCGATCTCTCTCAGCGTGGTCGCCATCGAGATCGGGGCCCGATGCGGGTTGGCCATCGAACCGATCGGGATGCCCGCCCACCTGCTGCTTGGGGCAGGGACGGGCGACAACCGTCGATGGTTCGACCCGATGGCCGGCGGCCGCGAACTCGACCTCGACGGTGTGCAGGCCCTGTTCCAGTCGCTCGTGCCCGACACACCGTTCGAGATGCGATTTCTCGATCCGATCGGCCCGCTCGATGTGGCGACCCGCATGCTCAACAACCTGCGTGGCATCGAGTTCCGCACGGGCGACCTTCGATCGCTCTCGAGCGTCGTCGCCGCCCAGATCGAGCTTCCCGACGTCGCCGTCGGCGCGCGGCTCGAGTTCGCCCAGCTCTTCGCCAGCCGCGGCCACTACGCCGCGGCAATCGATCAGCTCGAAGCGCTGACCAACCTCGATCCCGACCGACACTCCCAATACCGAGCGGCCATCACCCGGCTACGTGCCAACTTCAACTGA
- a CDS encoding alkyl sulfatase dimerization domain-containing protein: MSEHPLDLSSRLIDTGVVDTPPNRITQEISQLADGVMLIESFSHVVVVDTGDGVVTFDTSAAASGPAVVESLRTWSDAPVHSIVYTHGHLDHVGGSRAFAADAEAHARPLPRVIGHDNVNPRFDRYEDTAGYNKVINQRQFGGAPKVTSQAGPNAARFLPRGTLRPDTTYGEQLTDTIGGVDFTFHHCLGETDDHTWTWIPQHRMIAAGDQFIWNFPNCGNPQKVQRYPLEWAQSLRAMAAMDPELFVPAHGLPIAGRDRIVSCLDTVAQTLETLVAEVVDAMNSGAVLDEIVDSVSVPAATLELPYLRPLYDEPEFVIRNIWRLYGGWWDGNPARLKPASDAAIGREVAALAGGVDALIERASQLSEAGDHRLACQLIEFAAAAEPESHAVHSARSVIYSARRATESSLMSKGIFRSAAAESDYAVTGEAPPLSMVLSIGE, from the coding sequence ATGAGCGAACATCCTCTCGATCTGTCCTCTCGCCTGATCGACACCGGCGTCGTTGACACGCCGCCGAATCGGATCACGCAGGAGATCAGCCAACTGGCCGACGGGGTGATGCTCATCGAGTCGTTCAGTCACGTCGTGGTCGTCGACACCGGTGATGGCGTGGTCACCTTCGACACCAGTGCCGCCGCCTCCGGCCCCGCCGTGGTCGAGTCGCTCCGTACCTGGAGTGACGCGCCGGTGCACTCGATCGTCTACACCCACGGGCATCTCGACCATGTCGGAGGGAGCCGGGCGTTCGCCGCCGACGCCGAAGCACATGCACGACCGCTGCCACGCGTCATCGGCCACGACAACGTCAACCCCCGCTTCGATCGCTACGAGGACACCGCCGGGTACAACAAGGTCATCAATCAGCGCCAGTTCGGCGGGGCGCCCAAGGTCACCTCACAGGCTGGCCCCAACGCGGCGCGATTCCTGCCACGGGGCACGTTGCGCCCCGACACCACCTACGGCGAGCAACTCACCGACACGATCGGCGGTGTCGACTTCACCTTCCATCACTGCCTCGGAGAGACCGACGATCACACCTGGACCTGGATCCCGCAGCACCGCATGATCGCGGCCGGCGACCAATTCATCTGGAACTTTCCCAACTGCGGCAACCCCCAGAAGGTCCAGCGCTACCCGCTGGAGTGGGCGCAGTCGCTGCGGGCGATGGCCGCCATGGATCCCGAACTCTTCGTGCCGGCGCACGGTTTGCCCATCGCCGGGCGCGACCGGATTGTCTCCTGTCTCGACACCGTCGCCCAGACACTCGAAACCCTCGTCGCCGAGGTCGTCGATGCCATGAACAGCGGCGCTGTGCTCGACGAGATCGTCGACTCGGTCTCCGTCCCCGCCGCCACGCTGGAGCTTCCCTACCTCCGGCCGCTCTACGACGAGCCCGAGTTCGTGATCCGCAATATCTGGCGACTCTACGGCGGCTGGTGGGACGGCAACCCCGCTCGTCTCAAGCCGGCGTCGGACGCAGCGATCGGGCGCGAGGTCGCCGCACTTGCGGGCGGAGTCGATGCCCTCATCGAGCGGGCGTCGCAGTTGTCCGAAGCCGGCGACCATCGTCTGGCATGCCAGCTGATCGAGTTCGCGGCCGCCGCCGAACCTGAGTCGCATGCCGTCCATTCGGCCCGATCGGTGATCTACTCGGCCCGACGAGCAACCGAGTCATCGCTCATGTCGAAGGGCATCTTCCGTAGTGCCGCCGCCGAATCCGACTACGCCGTCACCGGCGAGGCGCCACCGCTGTCGATGGTGTTGTCGATCGGCGAATGA